The Ignavibacteria bacterium genome contains the following window.
TCCTAGTTCACTGAGGAATTTTATTACTGGCTCTGCACGATTTATGTATTCATGATTTCCAGTCACTGAGTAAATGCCATATTTAGATTTAAGATTTTTAAGTTCATCAACAAGTTTTAGCTTTTCTAATTTTTCAGCTCTTTCATCTACTAAGTCTCCGCCAATTAGAATTAGATCAGGCTTGAGTGAATTAATTCTATCTACAACATCTTTCAGAAAAGAATGATTGTTTACAACAGAAATATGCAAATCAGAAAAGAACACAATTCGATATTCTTTTGATGAGTCTTCAGTCAAACTTATGTTTAGTTCTTTCACTTTTATATTCAATCGATTAAAATAACCATAAACTGTAAAACTCAATGTGAATAGAACAACAGCAAGCGCAACATAAAATCTTGTCTGTTCAGGATTTCTAAATAGAAATGATGGCAGAAAATGAATAAAGTGATTAACAAGTCGAACTAAATCAATCAGAACAATTGATAGAAAAAAGTAAAACAAGAACATAAACCAGAAAGAACCAATCCAGACCAAACTTGTGTAAATAAAATCTGGTAAATGATTCGAAAGAGATTTCGCAATTATGTAGGCACTCGCAGCTATGATGAAAATTATTGCGTACAAAATTCTGAAATGTGGATAAATTGAAAGAGACTGCCAGCCACGATAGAAAATGTACGAGTTTATTAAAGTGTAAAGACTAAAAAAGATAGTAAAGAAGATAGCCATTTTTATCTCTCATTTATTCACAAAATTAACTAGTGATTGTTTAAATTAATGTTAAGATTTAATCAAGCATCAAAAAATCTTGCACTAAAGAACAAATCAAACAAACAAATTGTTTCTTCAAAGTTGTTTTCAATTGAAATGTCTGACTGGATTTGAAGCCTTGAGTTTCTTACTCAAAAAATATTCTAACGATTTCTTATTTTGTTTTTAGATTTCATCTCAAATTAAGGAGATAATGATTAAACCAGATAAGATTATTCGTTCAAATAGAAAAACTGTATCGATAAAAATCAATCAATATGGTGAGTTAATTGTTCAGGCTCCGAAAACGTTACCAAATGATTCCATTTTTAAGATAATTGATAAATATAAAGACTGGATATCTGACCGCAGAACTAAAATATTGTCAAAAAGAGCTAAAATCAGAAAATATCTTTTTCGTGATGACGAAGAGTTTTTGTTTCTGGACAAGCCGCTAAAACTTAAAATAGCTGGAAACATCTATCCTTTTGATAATAAAATAAAAATTTTTATAACAGATAGTTCCTTGATTATTTCTGAAAGAGATGTAAAAGATGCAAAAAAGTTAATTGAAAAGTTTTATCGTCAAAAGGCAAGGGATATTTTTACGGAGAGAGTTAATTTTTATATAGATAAATACTTTGAATTATTCGGAGAGAGATTGATTTATTCGAACATAAGAATTAGCAGTGGTGAAAAAACTTTGGGTTCCTGCTCAGCAAAAAACAACTTAAACTTCTCATGGAAATTAATTCAGGCTCCGCTTGATGTAATTGATTATATAGTTGTTCATGAAATTGTTCACATAAAAGATAAACATCATAAAAAATCTTTCTGGCAGAAGGTTAGGAAATTATATCCGGATTATAAAGATAAAATAAAATGGTTAAGAGAAAACTGGTTCTATTTGCGCGAATTTCTATCAGAAGAACATTAATAGGTTAAAAACAAAAAATCAATTTAGAGTATGACATTTCTAAATCCTTTAGTTTTATTTGGATTAATTGCAGCTTCAATTCCAATTATTATTCATTTGCTTAATCTGCGAAAACTTAAAGTAATCGAATTCAGCTCTCTTCAGTTTCTGAAAGAGATGCAAAAAAATAAAATGCGCAAGATTAAGATTAAGCAGATTCTTCTTTTAATACTCAGAACGCTTGTGATTATTTTTCTTGTTCTTTCATTTGCAAGACCAACTATCAGAAATGTTAAGATAGCCGGACTTGGTTCCGAAGTTAAAAATACAATCATTCTTGTGATTGACGATACGCCAAGTATGTCGGTTGAAGATAAAAAAGGTACTTACATCTCGCAGGCTAAAAAAATCGCAGAGAAAATACTTGAGATGACCGAAGAAGGTGATGAAATTTATCTGCTTAAATTTTCCGAACTGAGTGTTTTAAAAGAAGATTTTAATCCTTTAAGTAAAAATCTTGTCTTGAATGAAATAGAAAATATTGAAGTAAAAGATGTTTCAAAAACTTTTATTGATGTTTTTATTTCTCTTTCTAAGATTCTTGAAAAGACAACAAATCTTTCAAAAGAAATTTACATTTTGACAGATTTTCAGAAAACAAATTTGTCAGATAATTTATCCGAATTACCAAAGTTAGACAAATCTTTTGATGCCAATACAAGAATTTATATTTTCAAAATAGGCGAAAAGGATGCTTTCAATATTTCCATAGACTCACTTCAGGTCTTAACGAGAATTTTTGAAATTAATAAGCCAGTTTCTATCAGTGCAACATTAAACAATTATTCTTCTGAAAAAGGTATTAATGTCAGTACAAACCTTTACTTTAATGATAGAAAAGCTGCTCAAAAAGGGATCGATCTTAATAGCAATGCGTCAGGCAACTTTACATTTACTGGACAGATAAAAGAATATGGATTTAATTCAGGGAAACTCGAAATAGAAGAGGATGATTTTCTAAAAGATAATGTTCGATTTTTTAATTTCTATGTACCCGAGAAAATCAAAGTTTTAATGGTAAGCGAAAATCAAAATGATTTGCTTTTTATAAATCTCGTTTTATCACAAACTCTTGATGATAATTCTGAACCGATCTTTTATATTACTCAATCATCAACGCAGTTTTTTAATTCATATAAGCTCGAGAACTACGACATTATAATACTTTCATCTCCAGAAAAAATTTTTAATCTGAATTCGCTGAAAAATTATATTCTAAATGGAGGCAAGATTTTAATACTTCCTGGAATTAATTCCTCAGCATTAGCATTTAGTAAGGCAATCGAAACTCTCGGACTAAATCCTATAGATGGAGTAACTGGTTCAAAGGAAAATAAATCAAGCTTCACAAGATTTAAAGAGATTGATTTTAATCATCCAATTTTCTCTGGAATATTTGCGGAAAGCACACCAAAGAAAATTGAATCTCCTAAAATTTTTATGTCGTTTAATTATAAGCCTACATTAAATGGGAAAGAAATAATTACTCTTGAAAATAACTACTCCTTTCTTGTGGAAGAAAAAATTGGTCAGGGGGTGGTTTTACTTTTTACCTCAGCAATGGATCTGAATTGGAACGAGCTTCCCCTAAAGCCAATTTTTGTACCTTTAATAAATCGAATAGCGCTTTATGCAAATTCTAATGGAACTAATCTTAATTTTATCGCTGGTGATGATGTCCAATTCAAACCATTTAAAAGAATTACTGATCAACTTAGAGTTCAAGCTCCTGACGGGAAAGAGATGATTTTTTCATCAGAGAATCTTGTGAAAAATGTTGTAAGTATTGGAGAACTTGAGAATGCTGGTAATTATAAAATTTTTGAGGGCGATAAATTAATTGGAATGATTTCAGTAAATATTAATTCGCGGGAATCCAATCTTACCAAACTCAAAGATGATGAATTTGAAAAATTTGCAAAATTATCTTTTCCTTCTTCAAGGTTTCGAATTTTAAATTTAGAGGTAAACCCACAGGAAATTATTGCCCAGGAGAGATACGGAACCGAGCTGTGGAAACTTTTTTTAATTCTTGCAATTATATGTCTGGTAATTGAAATGATTATTGCAAGAGCTTCTAAAAACGATTTAAAAAACATTGAACCAATAAAAATTTAGGTGAATATGTTAGAGATAAAACCAACAGAACTTGAAAAGGTTGTTTTAGTTGGAGTGATTTTACCAAAACAGGACAAGAGAGTTGTCTTTGATCATCTTGAAGAATTAAAACTTTTGTGTAAAACTGCCAGAGGTGAGGTTGTAAAAGTTTTTATTCAAGATTTAAAAAATCCAAATCCTGCTTATCTGGTTGGAAAAGGCAAGGCTGAAGAGATTGCTCAATTTGTTCAGGAAAACAATATCAGTGCAATTATTTTTGATGAAGAATTAACACCAACTCAGGTCAGAAATCTTGAAAACTTAGCTAAATGCAAAGTACTTGATAGAGCAGCGGTTATTCTTGATATTTTTGCTTCTCATGCAAGAACGAGAGAAGCTAAAACTCAAGTTGAGCTCGCTCAGTATGAATATTATCTACCAAGACTTACCCGCCAGTGGACACACCTTTCTAAACAGTATGGTGGAATTGGTACAAAAGGGCCTGGCGAAACTCAAATTGAAACTGATAGAAGAATCATCAAAAGAAAAATATCGACTTTAAGACATAAACTTGAAGAGATTGATACTCAGAGAACTACTCAAAGAAAACAGAGAGAAAAATTTTTCAAAGTTGTTTTAACAGGTTATACAAATGCTGGAAAGTCCACTCTATTGAATCTTTTAACTGATGCAAATGTACTTGTTGAAGATAAACTCTTTGCAACTTTAGATTCGACCACGCGATTGGTCAGAACAAAAAATGGGTATGAATTTCTGCTTTCTGATACTGTTGGTTTCATCAGGAAACTGCCGCCAAATTTAATTGCATCTTTCAGAAGTACATTATTCGAAATTGTTTATGCCGATCTAATTCTTCACATTGTTGATGCAAGTCATCCCAATCGTGAAGAGCAAATTCAGGTTGTCGAAGACACATTAAAAGAAATAAATGCGGATAAAAACAAATCTCTTATCGTTTTTAATAAAATTGATTTGATAGAGGACAAATCTATTATAGAATTCCTAAACTTAAAATATCCTCAGGCAATTTTCATTTCGGCTGAGCGAGGAATAAACATTAATGCTTTGATTGAGAGAATTGAAAAGTTTATTGAAGAAAATTATGTTGAAGAAGAAGTGCTTTTAGCACCAGATAAAGCTTATAAGTTAGCTTTCATTCAAAAATTTGCTGATAGTGTTGAAAGTGAATTTGATAATGAAATGATCAAAGTAAGATTTAAAGCCAAGAAAGATGATTACCAAAAAATCTTAAAAGTTCTAAAAAACGAAGAACAGCAAGAAAATTTTGAGTTGAATTTTAATCACATATAAATAAGTTAGTCTTAAAAAATTTTCCCGACCAATTTGCAAAAGGTATGAAAATCCCAGCCCCAAGAAATCGAACAATTCGACTTACTAAAGATGAAATCAATGAATTGAAAAAAAATCTAATTCATCTTGATACTCAAGTTTTGTCATCAGAGATTGAAAATAAAATTATCAATCAGGATTTATTTGATGTAATAGATAAATTGCCGGGAAATTTTGTGGATTTACTTTTCATTGATCCGCCTTATAATCTGGATAAAAATTTTTCTGTTAATTCTAAGATTAAAAATTATTTCAAAGCATTAAAGCCGGAAGAATATAAGGAATGGTTTGAAAGTTGGTTTGCTAGATTGTTAAAAATTCTCAAACCCAATGCATCGGTCTACATTTGCAGTGATTGGCGTTCCACTTATTTGATTCAAGATGTTGCTCAGAAATATTTGAAAGTTCAGAACCGTATTACCTGGGAAAGAGAGAAAGGCAGAGGTGCAAAATCGAATTGGAAAAATTGCAGTGAGGATATTTTATTCTGTACCGTTTCGGATAATTTTGTTTTTAATGCCGATAAAGTGAAATTGAAACGAAAGGTAATTGCTCCTTATCGTGATGAAAATGGAAATCCAAAAGATTGGAAAGATGGTTTTCGATTAACTTATCCGTCGAATCTGTGGACTGATATTTCAGTTCCATTCTGGTCGATGCCTGAAAACACAGATCATCCAACGCAAAAACCGGAGAAACTTTTAGCAAAAATAATTCTAGCAAGTTCAAATGAAGGAGATTTTGTTTTTGATCCATTTTTGGGTTCAGGAACAACTGCTGTTGTTGCAAAAAAATTGAATCGCAAATTTAGCGGTGTTGAAATTGATGAATACTATTGCTGTATAGCTGAAAAAAGATTAAAACTTGCTGAAGAGGATAAATCCATTCAAGGTTATGAAGATGGCGTTTTCTGGGAAAGAAACACTTTAAATCTTATAAGAAAAAATAAAAATGGAAATTCCTGAAGCTAAAGGGTATTCCATCTGGTTACTGTTCGAAAAGGATGTCGAAAAATTACTTCAATCATTAATCAATCAGTTCGGTTATGTGACTAATTCACCTACATTTATCCCTCACTTGACTTTAATATCTGGTCTCACAGGAAATGAAGAAGACTTATTCGAGCAATTTGAAATTTTTTCCTCGAAGGTTAATTCTTTCTTTGTAAGAATTAAAAAGATTGATTTCTCTGACAACTTTTATCGTTCTCTTTTTATTGAAATTGAAAAAAATGATGAATTAAGAAAGATTTACAATTTTGCCTCCGATATTTTTAATGTCAAAAATGATTATGATAAGTTTACTCCTCATATAAGTTTACTTTATTCATTTGAAAAAGCTGAGACGAAGAAAAATTTAATAGACAAGTATTTAGAAAATTTGCCAGTTACTTTGTTAATTAATCGTATTGGATTTTGTAGAACCGAAGGCAAGCCGAGTGAATGGATATTACTAAAAGTGATTGAATTAAGTTAAATTCAAAAAGTTTACAAGAAATTTTAAATGTTTAAATTCTAATTTTAAGAGTTGATAAAATTTATCCTAAATCACCCTTAGTAAAAAAATATTTTTGCAAAATCAAAAAGAAGTGATGGCTTATCGAAAAGAGCGATTTTAAAGATTGAGAGTAAAGTTCTTTCATTCTCCGGAATTTTAATTGCTGAGTGGGCAATACTGTTCAATGTTTCATCAGAAAAATTATAAATAGCGTTTTTGATTTTGTAATAAATCTCATGTCGTTTACCAACTCTTTGATGCCAGATTTTAGGATATTCATTTAAGAGTCTGAAATTATTTTCTTTGATGGCTCTGCCTGCAATATCTCCTGCGATACTTCCGCCAATCATTCCGCTTGTTATTCCGCCACCTGAAAGTGGATTAACCTGTCGAGCGGCATCTCCAACAAGCATTACATTTTCTTTAACTATTTCACTTAAAGTAATGCTGCAAGGAACCCCGCCAGATATCATTGTCAATTTTGGAATAGAAGGAAATTTCTTTTCAAGGAAATGATTCATATAAGAAATTGGAGAACGAAGTTTTGCTTTATCGCCGCCAATGCCAAGTCCTACATTTGCTGAATCTGAACCTTTTGGAAATATCCATAGATAACCGCCTGGTGAATACTCTGTTCCAAAATAGAAATAGCAGGATTCTGGATCGACATTAATATTTGAAACTGTGAATTGCACACAACATTCCATATCAGAAATTTTTGTATGAGTTTTAATTCCTGCAAATCTTCCAATTCGAGATTCAACCCCATCGGCGCCAATAACAATTTTTGCTTTTACTTCTTTTGGTTCACCATTGTGTTCAAACTTAACTCCAGAAATTTTTCCATCTTCCCTTAGAAGATCATAAACATAAGCTTTGGTTAAAATTTCAGCTCCGGCTTTAGCTGCGAGTTTTCCAAGTTCGTAATCAAAAATTCTTCTTTCCAAGATATAGCCAGTTCTATTAAATTTAATTTTTACTTCAGTTTCATCTGGAGCAATGAAGACAAAGCTATTGATTGTAGAAGCAATCCACTTTGGATCTGGTTTAATGAAAGGCTCAATTCCATCTTTACTAACCGCTTCGCCGCAACGAACTGGATAACCAACATCACGATCTTTTTCTAAAACTAAAACAGAGACACCCTGTTCAGCAGCAAATCGTGCTGCGGTTGTCCCTGCTGGACCAGCACCTACAACAACTACATCGTAAAAATTTTTTATCAGGCTCAATTTGATTTTGCCTTAAGTTGTTGGACTTTATCTTTTCTAAAGATTAAAACTTCAATTGGGCAGCACCAGACACACTTTGCACAATTTGTGCATCGTTCTTCAATTATTGAAATGCTTGCTTCTTTAAGTTCGATTGCATCTTCTGGACAAACCCCAACACAAACCCCACAGAAATCACATTTATTTGGTTTAATTTCTATTAAAATCATAGTTTTTTATTAAAATAAAATTTTAACTAAAAATTTGAAATGTGAATAATGAGTGAGATAAAAAAGCTGCTTTCATCAAATGAATGAAAGCAGCTATGAATTTATTTATTGAACACTGGTTAGTTCAATTTCTCTGCCTAATTCGATTACACCAAAGAGATTTGATTTAACAGTGGGTTGGTACTGTTTAACCCACCAATCAATGTCGTCATTTACCCAGATGTATTGAGCCATTTCAAAGCTGTCGAGTTTTTGATTATAAGCATAAACTTCAATATTAATTGAAACTTTGACTTTATAAGCTTTAAAATTTCCAGCTGGAACAGTAATATTTTCAAAACCTTCGTTTTTGCCTTTCATTTCAAAACTTACATTTACAAATACACCGGTATCAACCTGCATTGTGTAAAATCTTTTTGATAGTATTACGTACTCAGCATTGTTACCTTTGCTGAGAAGTAAGCGTGGAA
Protein-coding sequences here:
- a CDS encoding metallophosphoesterase, whose amino-acid sequence is MAIFFTIFFSLYTLINSYIFYRGWQSLSIYPHFRILYAIIFIIAASAYIIAKSLSNHLPDFIYTSLVWIGSFWFMFLFYFFLSIVLIDLVRLVNHFIHFLPSFLFRNPEQTRFYVALAVVLFTLSFTVYGYFNRLNIKVKELNISLTEDSSKEYRIVFFSDLHISVVNNHSFLKDVVDRINSLKPDLILIGGDLVDERAEKLEKLKLVDELKNLKSKYGIYSVTGNHEYINRAEPVIKFLSELGIKFIRDEHVLIDSSFYVIGREDFSKNNFTDIKRKSLEELVSKLEIEKPKILIDHQPLNLNEAVENSIDLQLSGHTHHGQIAPANLITNLVYELSWGYKKKGKTHFYVSSGIGTWGPPIKIGNDAELILITFKI
- a CDS encoding M48 family metallopeptidase: MIKPDKIIRSNRKTVSIKINQYGELIVQAPKTLPNDSIFKIIDKYKDWISDRRTKILSKRAKIRKYLFRDDEEFLFLDKPLKLKIAGNIYPFDNKIKIFITDSSLIISERDVKDAKKLIEKFYRQKARDIFTERVNFYIDKYFELFGERLIYSNIRISSGEKTLGSCSAKNNLNFSWKLIQAPLDVIDYIVVHEIVHIKDKHHKKSFWQKVRKLYPDYKDKIKWLRENWFYLREFLSEEH
- a CDS encoding VWA domain-containing protein, with product MTFLNPLVLFGLIAASIPIIIHLLNLRKLKVIEFSSLQFLKEMQKNKMRKIKIKQILLLILRTLVIIFLVLSFARPTIRNVKIAGLGSEVKNTIILVIDDTPSMSVEDKKGTYISQAKKIAEKILEMTEEGDEIYLLKFSELSVLKEDFNPLSKNLVLNEIENIEVKDVSKTFIDVFISLSKILEKTTNLSKEIYILTDFQKTNLSDNLSELPKLDKSFDANTRIYIFKIGEKDAFNISIDSLQVLTRIFEINKPVSISATLNNYSSEKGINVSTNLYFNDRKAAQKGIDLNSNASGNFTFTGQIKEYGFNSGKLEIEEDDFLKDNVRFFNFYVPEKIKVLMVSENQNDLLFINLVLSQTLDDNSEPIFYITQSSTQFFNSYKLENYDIIILSSPEKIFNLNSLKNYILNGGKILILPGINSSALAFSKAIETLGLNPIDGVTGSKENKSSFTRFKEIDFNHPIFSGIFAESTPKKIESPKIFMSFNYKPTLNGKEIITLENNYSFLVEEKIGQGVVLLFTSAMDLNWNELPLKPIFVPLINRIALYANSNGTNLNFIAGDDVQFKPFKRITDQLRVQAPDGKEMIFSSENLVKNVVSIGELENAGNYKIFEGDKLIGMISVNINSRESNLTKLKDDEFEKFAKLSFPSSRFRILNLEVNPQEIIAQERYGTELWKLFLILAIICLVIEMIIARASKNDLKNIEPIKI
- the hflX gene encoding GTPase HflX, producing the protein MLEIKPTELEKVVLVGVILPKQDKRVVFDHLEELKLLCKTARGEVVKVFIQDLKNPNPAYLVGKGKAEEIAQFVQENNISAIIFDEELTPTQVRNLENLAKCKVLDRAAVILDIFASHARTREAKTQVELAQYEYYLPRLTRQWTHLSKQYGGIGTKGPGETQIETDRRIIKRKISTLRHKLEEIDTQRTTQRKQREKFFKVVLTGYTNAGKSTLLNLLTDANVLVEDKLFATLDSTTRLVRTKNGYEFLLSDTVGFIRKLPPNLIASFRSTLFEIVYADLILHIVDASHPNREEQIQVVEDTLKEINADKNKSLIVFNKIDLIEDKSIIEFLNLKYPQAIFISAERGININALIERIEKFIEENYVEEEVLLAPDKAYKLAFIQKFADSVESEFDNEMIKVRFKAKKDDYQKILKVLKNEEQQENFELNFNHI
- a CDS encoding site-specific DNA-methyltransferase, translated to MKIPAPRNRTIRLTKDEINELKKNLIHLDTQVLSSEIENKIINQDLFDVIDKLPGNFVDLLFIDPPYNLDKNFSVNSKIKNYFKALKPEEYKEWFESWFARLLKILKPNASVYICSDWRSTYLIQDVAQKYLKVQNRITWEREKGRGAKSNWKNCSEDILFCTVSDNFVFNADKVKLKRKVIAPYRDENGNPKDWKDGFRLTYPSNLWTDISVPFWSMPENTDHPTQKPEKLLAKIILASSNEGDFVFDPFLGSGTTAVVAKKLNRKFSGVEIDEYYCCIAEKRLKLAEEDKSIQGYEDGVFWERNTLNLIRKNKNGNS
- a CDS encoding NAD(P)/FAD-dependent oxidoreductase; the encoded protein is MSLIKNFYDVVVVGAGPAGTTAARFAAEQGVSVLVLEKDRDVGYPVRCGEAVSKDGIEPFIKPDPKWIASTINSFVFIAPDETEVKIKFNRTGYILERRIFDYELGKLAAKAGAEILTKAYVYDLLREDGKISGVKFEHNGEPKEVKAKIVIGADGVESRIGRFAGIKTHTKISDMECCVQFTVSNINVDPESCYFYFGTEYSPGGYLWIFPKGSDSANVGLGIGGDKAKLRSPISYMNHFLEKKFPSIPKLTMISGGVPCSITLSEIVKENVMLVGDAARQVNPLSGGGITSGMIGGSIAGDIAGRAIKENNFRLLNEYPKIWHQRVGKRHEIYYKIKNAIYNFSDETLNSIAHSAIKIPENERTLLSIFKIALFDKPSLLFDFAKIFFY
- a CDS encoding 4Fe-4S binding protein codes for the protein MEIKPNKCDFCGVCVGVCPEDAIELKEASISIIEERCTNCAKCVWCCPIEVLIFRKDKVQQLKAKSN